The Setaria italica strain Yugu1 chromosome VIII, Setaria_italica_v2.0, whole genome shotgun sequence genome includes the window ttactcacctgttgcgagattgaccagtattcgagtattactttcccttgctgcctcacatggtcttctcgtccatcagatggatgttaagacagctttccttaatggagagttggatgaggaaatttatatgaatcagcctgatggatttgtaataaagggtcaagagaacaaggtgtgtaaattgctgaaatctttgtatggcctgaaacaagcacctaagcagtggcatgagaaatttgatactacactcatatcagcaggcttttctgtcaatgaggctgatagatgtgtgtactaccgccatggtgggggtgagggagttatattgtgcttgtatgtcgatgacatactgatctttggtacaaatcttgacgtgatcaaagaggtcaagttatttctgtgccaaaattttgacatgaaagatctgggagaggctgatgtaattctgaatatcaagttgatcaaaggagagaatgggattactctcacgcaatctcattatgtggaaaaggtcttgagccggtttggctttaaggacagtaagccttctcccacaccttatgatccgagcttgatacttcggaaaaacaagagaattggtagagaccaattaagatactctcatattattggatcacttatgtatttagccagtgctactaggcctgacatctcatatgctgtttgcaaactgagccggtttacctctaatccgggagatgatcattggcgtgcgCTTGAGCGAGTCATGCGCTATTTAGTTGGTACTATGGATTACGGAATTCACTACTCCGGGTATCCTGCGGTGctggaaggctatagtgattcaaattggatatctgatgctgatgaactgtatgccacaagtggatacgtcttcactcttggtggtggtgctgtttcatggaggtcatccaaacagaaacctatgccggcaatacttatgaattgtgacaatcaaacggtgattgtcaaagtgaacaattctaaggacaatatgaagttatcaagacacgttaagagacgtctgaaatctgtcaggaaaatgagaaactccggagtaatatcagtggattacatctcaactgataagaacttggcagatcggttcactaaggggctgtcacgtaatgtgatagacaatgcatcaaaggagatgggtatgagacccatatgagctacaccatggtggtaacccaacctatgtgatcggagatcctgtgaagtaggatctgggaagaacaagccatgggatagcatgagagtatcctactaacccactcgagaaatgatgcgacactctcaaaccactgcatggcaggctggctactgccttaatatattttgttggctttaattagcaaagatgttgccctgcagaacatcttggaaaaatatacctatatgagctcgactgttgtaaggtcgcagtctgtgagacttgggtgatctctattaagctcatgaagagaccagaggggtacgacctatatgccccacccgcggggtaggctacaggcagccaggtactagtcccgactttgagtgaaacttgtccgcacaaaacttgcaattcaaggctttgtccattgttcaagttgtggatgaatgtagcttgaagctctaggtgagagttcaacttaacagtcctcgccgaaacactagtatataaacagcagtgagaaacaggcaaaatctctgatgggcatttgagatctggtgggggattgttgaaataatgggcctagcccataagtaatttcagaatttcaaataaatctcaaaggcccatgtgggcaagaggtggggtggtgcaagtctttagtcccacattgctagtggaggggagggatgaccaacttaaatatggaagttgtctccactcctccaagctatgtgtgtggggagggaaggagagctccacacgcgcgcgctcgctcgcctcgccacgcggggcggggcggggcggggcgaagggcgcaggcgcgcggcacctgcgtgaatggtccgccgaaatccGGCCCCTCACCTTGCGGGGGCGCGacttccttttgccgttttattttttggttacttggtcgttaagtcagcgagatatatggaatcctaaccggtttagatcacgatcgcgacgtgagaatcgtgggctctcctatatatgcgacctaccggcctctaccaaaaacagatctattcgagctagggtttttgcttcctctcgctgctgcgccgccaccgtagtctactccatcccgattgtcggcgtgcaccggcgattgggagagcaggtctccggaaccgtcgtcttcagcgatcctgcaccgggagagggcgaataaggtttttgggaagcgctttgcgcgactgcttgatcgcttcctccgcttcgtcaagttcttcgtcgactccttcaccacggctcgtctacctcttcgtcgctcgggcctcactcgtcgtcgcgaacaacgtcaggctgctgatcgtcgtcgcctgctgtatccggtagtcgtccaggagccggttttcatcaagaaagaaacgtatgTCCTCTTAACTCacattatgtcttccatactagctattatgatctgttgcagtctgatagcactggatagtatggtagaatgtctgattctatttgcaatgatagacttgtctagatcttgcgtagacatgtctagtttaatctgttgcttgttcatcatattcatgatttatttctggattaagttaaaactaaaagtgcttatatatccaacacaTTCATGGGAAAGGCTTCGCAGAAGAGTGATGTGTTCAGCTTTGGAATCATGCTGCTTGAGGTGTTTACAGGGAAGAGACCTACCGATCTCATGTTTGTCGAAGGATTTAGCCTGAGACAGTGGGTCTCTCAAGCGTTTCCAGCTAGGCTCATAGACGTTGTAGATCGCAAGTTATTGCAAGATGAAGAAATCCGCCACATTTGCTTTGATCACCAGACCAACACTTCTCTGGGATCTTCTTCGTTTATTAGCACAAGCAACAGCATTCTCGCATCCGTGTTTGAGTTGGGTCTGATGTGTTCGAGCGAGTCAGTTGGGCAGAGGATGTCGATGAACGAAGTAGCCACGAGGCTCGAGGACATCGagaaggatcattattattctGCGTTAGTGCAGGCAATGCAGAGGCCATCAGCATTAGTGAGGAACGTAACGGAGGCCAATCACAGAGAGCCGtgtctttttttctttatttaatgAAACATACCAGACGGTGTACATTTCTATCATATTGATATGCTGCATGAAAGATATATGATGATCCTAATTGTAATGCCGCTTCATGAGCGGGCCTAAAATAGGTGTTGGTACTCATGTATTTGTTACTCATGTACTAGCATGCTTTGCTAACATTGTAGCGAGTGAGTCACTCGCACAAGTCTTAAGTAATATGTAGTCTCGGTGATTTAATTTCCTTAAAAACATGAAAGTACAATATAATCCTAGGATACAATAATGCAGAAAAAGGAGAAGAACTAAAACTAAAAACGAACCAAAATATCTAGCAACCACTATAAATCACTATCATAGACTATCCACAACTAATACTCCCTCTGCCCTAacttgtaggtcgttttggcttttttagattcacAGCTGTTTGCATAcatatttagatgcatataaACACTTATAAACCTAcaaaaattaaaacaacctgcaattttggaacggaaggagtaacaaacatgcatgcatcaccaCGTGGCCACCAACTCCAGCCAGAGCACATACAATCCACTACAGGCACTATTGAGCCTACCGAATTACAAGACTAAAAGCCACAGCCCATAGCCTATGACCACAATGCATTGCTATGGTCCACTCCACACACAACCAAATTCTGTAGTTGCTGGAAGCCGGAACCATAGTTCGTGTGACCGTAGTACTAGCCAAGACTCAACATGTGAGGTGGCTAGAGTTAAAGGGGAGAGGGTGAACAAAAGAAACTGCAGAAAGCAGGATGGAAATTAGAGTGAACGGAGCGATCAATATTTTATCTTGCGAGGAATTAATACTAAAAATGTATGTGAGTGGACACTATGAGCAGCTGGAGGGAAATATATTGCTTTTTATCCACGCGGGGAATTGCAATGGATTCTTTTCAAAGCCTAACAAAATTCCAGCCGCTCGCAGGTTGAGCGGGATTTTCGCTCCCTCGACGCGGTGAATCGCATTGGATTCTTtctaagcctaacaaaattttGGCTAAtgcaaaaaataataataaagatTCGATCAAATTAATTAAAAATGATTTAAGAAGCAAATAAGCACAAGACTGGACCACTGTCTAGCCTAATCACGCAATACTCATGATGCATGTAAGGAATGTTTTCCGTGTCATTCATGGATGAACCTAAGAAGAAAGAAATGATTATCTCTCTGGCCGTTGACAGTAACAGTCACTAATACTGTAGTACTAATTCAATACCTGCCAAAATATGTCCTGGGATGATTTTAGACAATTTATGGCTGATGATCCAGGCTCCTCCACTCACCTCTATAAAAAAAAACACGCCCCTTCCCTCATTTCAATTCATCAGCATCGTACCAAAAGCATTTCAATCTCGTTCGTAGCTAAGCTAGGGCCATGGCGACCCGGCGCGCGACGTACGAGCGGCGCTGCCAGAGCCTGATGAAGAAGGCCAGcgagctcgccgcgctccccgGCGCCGAGGTTTGCGTGGTGGTGTACGACAGCGAggacgccggcgctgccgcggcGCAGCCGGAGGTGTGGCCCtccgccgaggaggccgcgcgGCTCTTCAGGAAGCTCAAGGCCATGCCCGAGGGCAGGTTCAAGAAGACCATGAGCCAGCTGCAGTTCCTCCAGAACCGCGTCTCCAAGGTACGTGAGCAGGTGAAGAAGTCGGCGGTCGTGAACGGCGAGCTCGAGTCCTCGGCGCTCCTCCATGAGTGCGTGGCCgggcgccgccccggcctcgtcggcgtcacCGAGAAGGAGCTCGCCGGCCTtatggatttggtggaggccAAGATGAGCAAGGTGAGAGCACGCCTGCAGCAGCTTGGCGTCGGGGAAGGTGCACACCCACGAGCGGCGCCGCCGATGGAGAACGGAGGGGAGCTTGGCGCCGTGTTCTGCAGTGCCTTCGAAGgtggcgacggcgccggcccGAGCGGCAGTGGATGTGAAGCGATAGAGGCTTCCAATCAGGGCTGCGACTTGGGGTCCCCATGGGCTCAGGAGTGAGGAAGGATGCGTGCCGGGCCAGCTTCTATATGGTTTAGTTTTTGTGTTAGGTCTTGTCTTAGAGTTGATGTCTCTTTAGTCTTTACCAATATGGATGATCATATGCATCCTTGTAATCGTTTGGGTCGTTCAGATAATTTCTTGTAATCGTGTTGTTTCTTTGATCAATGATATATTATGTTGCTGGCCtgttatatttttatattgtGTAGTTGTCGGATTTTTTTGTGCATATCCAGTATAGGTCTCAAGCGCGTAGGGAATGTGAGATGCCTATGTTCATATGAAACTATGAATGGTGAGGTTCTCTCCATGACTCCATGTCATATATATGCAGTTGCATGGTGTTCTCCATTTTCTAACATGCATGGAATTGTAGCCAAGTGCCAAAGGTTGGTCTTCCAAGAGATGCTGTTGTTGAATAATTTGTTGAAAGAAATTTTGGTATTATTGCTGAGCAATCAAGTAAAAGGTAAAAGGTACGACCCTACTCTCATATTGGGAAAAATTATGCAACGAAAAAGTAAATATTTTGGTAAATATTTTCTAAGATAAGAAAACATTTTTAAAATACtattaaaggaaaaaaaatagaagtatCATTAAGCTAAATATTCCACTAAAAAGGCTAGTCGTAGCGAGACATGTCAAGAACCTTGAAGTATATCGTATGATGTGGCATGTATACTTGTTTTACCGTACAGGTAGGTCTAGGCTCCTCGCTGATTAGAATTTAGAAGCCAGCAAAAATAACATCGCACGAATCATGTTGCCCCGGTCGTCATGCGTCATGGTCCACCAGAAACAGCAGCCGACCACAAGAGAAACGGCACACCGAAAACCCTGCCGAGAGCCTGCCGGGTTACCAGAAGTCCGTTCTTAAGAAAATGAAACAGTCTGAGAAAATTTCATTCGAACTAATATACATCATTCACCCATCTCACATGTAGGCAATCACATCAAGCATTTTTAGTCTCCTAAAATTAGTAGACTGGCCTATATCAATTGATATATACTCTTTCTGTTCCAAACTATAGTCTTTTTggatttgtcctaagtcaaatatttttatcTTTAGCCAATAATATTcctaaaataatttatttcaattAGAAAAAATTACATGTCGTAAAGTTGGTTTATTTCATCATTAAAGCTGATAGCATCATTTTTGTGGTGGTGTGTGTGTATGTTTATGCCATTCAACAAAAAAAGTATAATATCATACATCAGTGTAAGCACTAATGCATGCGCCGATTGAGAATTTTGCTCCCTCGACGCTAGTAACCACAACGGGTTTTTCTAAAGCATAAACATTTTCAagtcatgcaaaaaaaaaaactcaatgaTTTAGTTACAAAATTTACTAACTTTTTTGTAATAATTGTTACTCTCCCACACCGTCCTAATTGAAACTTTTATGAGGATGTTCCCAGTAACTAAGCAGCATTTGTCATACCGATGTTTTGGTAGGCATTGAATTACGTGTACACAAAAATATAGTAGTGATCGAAGGTTACTGAGTATGTTCATAAAAATTGCCTGCACAATTAGTTTGTTCATTTTAGTGATTGGATTAGAACATCAACTAATCACGGAAGATATAATTTATCCAGAAGATATAAAAACTGCGAGAGACATTGAATGATTACCCAGAAAGTTAAATTTCTTTCCCATTTTGAATGGAAAGTCCACCCTGAACACATCAACTCTCGAGCATTTCCCCAACAAGATACAAATATGGTTAAGATCAAACAGATAAGATTGAAATATTATTCTCCATATAATTATGGTTCATACAAATTTCATTtccaaaaaaaacagagagagagaataGCGTAACAAAGACTCAACTAATCAAGATGGCCATGGCAACGGTTCAAATCGAATCAATACTCATGCAATCACTTGACTTAAATTAAAAGCAAAAGTTATTACTTATTAGAGCACTAAAAACTCCAGTGTTATTGAAGAGACCATCATACAAAGATCAGATAAAATATGAAATGCATTTAGAAGATTGCACATAAATGATCTCACTTTAGTCCTGACTCCCGAGGGAAGAGCCACGTCGCAGGCACTGCTCCGCGCTTCCACGATGCCATCGGGCAGAAGGGGGGAGACCTTGCTGTGTCCTTCATGTTGTAGACACTGCAAGAGCTCAAGCTATCCTCATCATACCAGTTACGGTCCTCATCATCGTTCTGCATGAAAATGATGCCATCCCCAGGCATCTCATGCTCCTAGACACAAACAGATCTAGAGCACCGTCGACGTAGAGAAAGCATCTGGTTACCTTGGTCTACTGCCTCTCTTCAAAGTCAGCCTTAAACACCTCAAACTCATTCCGCTCAGTTGCAACAACCGTGCGTTTCTCAAATGCAGTGGGCATTGGCTTCCATCTTCCATGCATTGTTCTGCACACCATCAGCAACTCACCACATGATTCGACCAAGTAGATACTCAGCATGATTATGGCTGTACGATGCACAAAAGTTGAAGGACCATTACGAACGGGATCAATGGTCCATCGGATTTCAGAAACGCAAGGATCACCCGTACTCTGGTTCACGCTAACGCCAATAGCAAAAAGGCCATTCTTGTACTCATCATCAAACGCATAGAGCTGTCCCCGGTGGAACACCATGTCAACGAACCGAGGACTGCGGTGATCCACGAGCACCGACCACCAGGAGTTGGCTCCTGGCTGGCACACTGCAACCCGAGTGCTTTCCTTCTGAAAAACGACGAGGTGCGGCGAGCAGTACAATAGCTTGTGCAAAGTCAGCTTCTTTGCGCCATCGGTTTCCAACCTTGCAAGGCTCGTCAGACGGCTCACATGCCGGGCTCGGACACGAGAGAGAGCCGGAAGTGTCACGGCGGCATTGGAGAAGGCGTTCCTCGAGAAGCAGGAATTAATCCCCGTCCATGAACACCATCCAATCGCCGGACGCGTCGGTGTAgtcggcgagggaggcggaacGGCTCGCCGTCGGGGAGGCCGTGCGCGTCCCGGAGCgcgagcagcggcagcggtgggggcagaggtgtgtgtgtgtgtgtggggggggggggggggaaatcATCCTTGAACCCCAGGATGAGTAGTGGCTCGCANNNNNNNNNNNNNNNNNNNNNNNNNNNNNNNNNNNNNNNNNNNNNNNNNNNNNNNNNNNNNNNNNNNNNNNNNNNNNNNNNNNNNNNNNNNNNNNNNNNNNNNNNNNNN containing:
- the LOC101780909 gene encoding agamous-like MADS-box protein AGL80 yields the protein MATRRATYERRCQSLMKKASELAALPGAEVCVVVYDSEDAGAAAAQPEVWPSAEEAARLFRKLKAMPEGRFKKTMSQLQFLQNRVSKVREQVKKSAVVNGELESSALLHECVAGRRPGLVGVTEKELAGLMDLVEAKMSKVRARLQQLGVGEGAHPRAAPPMENGGELGAVFCSAFEGGDGAGPSGSGCEAIEASNQGCDLGSPWAQE